The Arachis hypogaea cultivar Tifrunner chromosome 16, arahy.Tifrunner.gnm2.J5K5, whole genome shotgun sequence genome contains a region encoding:
- the LOC112757597 gene encoding uncharacterized protein — protein sequence MENRHRMSYIELYVEFEQFEADCNIELKDYNSESEDEFESNYEIVGPGEDEDEAGGAMNADVAEVANALANPHTFQEPSFMRSLDLEAMHAPKFLQYKNVALPVVADGEFTVGMEFSSREAVIKAMKDYTIRRGVDYRVYESEPTTFYAKYREYGNGCDWLIRVTKMQKKYCWEIRRYNGSHTCTRSTISQDHSKLDSKTVAEAIKPLVEVDPSIKVKSVIAEVQSKFNYTISYRKAWLAKQQAVESIFKGWKATYEALPIWFEAMCHKEPSAVVHFETIPAYQGDDLVPDIRVLHRVFWSYYPCIRAFRHCKPVVQVDETHLYGKYKGCLLVAVSQDGNNNIVPIAFAIVEGETSDAWYFFLSNLRQHVVTRDGVGLISDRHDSIRSAIERSNGVWSPPRAFHMFCIRHIESNFLRKFKASYLQKLIINIGYSRMIREYQMRYERLKERGETYTNWLDRIPREQYALAFDGGYQWGHMTTNLVECINSVLKGARNLPVTALVKAIFYRLNELFTRKRAEAECAHHHSTLYDLSNP from the exons atggAAAATCGCCACCGAATGTCGTAcatcgagttgtatgttgagtttgagcaATTTGAAGCGGACTGTAACATTGAATTGAAAGATTATAATAGTGAAAGCgaggatgaatttgaaagtaactaTGAGATCGTTGGTCCAGGTGAAGACGAAGATGAAGCTGGCGGCGCCATGAACGCGGATGTGGCGGAAGTTgcaaatgcactagcaaaccCGCATACGTTTCAGGAGCCTTCTTTCATGCGGTCGTTGGATTTGGAGGCTATGCACGCACCGAAGTTTCTGCAATATAAAAATGTAG CGCTTCCTGTTGTGGCGGATGGTGAGTTCACAGTGGGGATGGAATTCAGTTCAAGGGAGGCAGTAATCAAGGcaatgaaagattataccatccgAAGAGGTGTAGACTATCGGGTATATGAGTCGGAACCGACGACATTCTATGCCAAATATAGAGAATATGGCAATGGTTGTGACTGGTTGATCAGGGTTACCAAAATGCAGAAGAAGTACTGTTGGGagataaggaggtacaatggAAGTCACACTTGTACTAGGTCTACTATTTCTCAAGACCATTCGAAACTGGATTCCAAGACAGTTGCAGAAGCAATTAAGCCGTTGGTAGAGGTTGACCCGTCTATAAAGGTGAAATCAGTCATTGCTGAAGTCCAGTCAAAGTTTAACTACACCATCAGTTATCGCAAGGCTTGGTTAGCAAAGCAGCAGGCGGTGGAATCAATTTTCAAAGGTTGGAAAGCAACATATGAAGCTTTGcccatatggtttgaggccatgtgtcacaagGAGCCATCAGCAGTGGTTCACTTTGAAACAATACCTGCTTACCAGGGGGATGATTTGGTTCCTGATATACGTGTACTGCATAgagtcttctggagttattacccttgtATAAGGGCCTTCAGACACTGCAAGCCAGTGGTGCAAGTGGACGAGACTCATTTGTATGGAAAATACAAGGGTTGTTTATTAGTTGCAGTCTCACAAGATGGTAATAACAACATcgtgcctattgcatttgccATAGTAGAaggagagacttctgatgcatggTACTTTTTTCTGAGTAACTTGCGTCAACATGTGGTGACACGTGATGGTGTGGGACTTATCTCTGATCGACACGATTCTATTAGGTCAGCTATTGAGAGAAGTAATGGAGTTTGGTCTCCTCCTAGAGCATTTCATATGTTTTGTATCCGGCATATTGAGTCCAACTTCTTGAGGAAGTTCAAGGCATCTTACTtgcagaagctcatcatcaacattG GATACTCAAGGATGATCAGGGAGTACCAAATGCGCTATGAACGATTAAAGGAACGGGGTGAGACTTACACCAACTGGCTTGATCGGATCCCACGTGAGCAGTATGCTTTGGCATTTGATGGTGGATACCAATGGGGTCATATGACCACCAATCTTGTGGAGTGCATCAATTCCGTCTTAAAGGGTGCACGCAATCTTCCGGTGACTGCGCTTGTTAAGGCTATATTTTACAGACTGAATGAGTTGTTCACTAGGAAAAGAGCCGAGGCTGAATGTGCACATCATCATTCAACACTATACGATCTTTCAAACCCCTAA
- the LOC112755071 gene encoding glucuronoxylan 4-O-methyltransferase 1 — MRPKPNQTLNIKFLIVAVLVSFFILFVLRSNFSTSTPNLSPTSSQAASLSIPKSSTIHDDGAKRSLDSSTEDCSLSSCTKLSPSISKALIHYATSTITPQQTLKEISVSARILEKHSPCNFLVFGLGHDSLMWSTLNHGGRTVFLEEDEAWIEQIRRRFPTLESYHVGYDSKVNEADNLMEVGKGPECTAVGDPRISICPLALKGLPSFVYDTKWDLIMVDAPTGYYDEAPGRMTAIYTAGMMARNKDSGETHVFVHDVNRNVEDKFSKAFLCEKYMKQQEGRLRHFQIPSYRDDFGRPFCP; from the coding sequence ATGAGGCCTAAACCAAATCAAACCCTCAAcatcaagttcctcattgtagcgGTGTTGGTTTCATTCTTCATCCTCTTCGTGCTCAGATCAAACTTCTCTACTTCCACTCCAAATTTGTCTCCAACATCTTCCCAAGCTGCTTCTCTTTCCATTCCCAAATCTTCGACCATACACGATGACGGTGCAAAACGCTCATTAGACTCCTCAACAGAAGATTGTTCCCTATCATCGTGCACCAAGCTTTCGCCTTCGATATCCAAAGCTCTCATCCACTACGCAACCTCAACAATAACCCCGCAACAGACTCTGAAGGAGATTTCAGTGTCAGCAAGAATCTTAGAGAAGCATTCGCCATGCAATTTTCTCGTGTTCGGATTAGGCCATGACAGCCTCATGTGGAGCACACTAAACCACGGCGGCAGGACGGTTTTCCTGGAGGAGGACGAGGCGTGGATCGAACAAATAAGGCGGCGGTTCCCCACGCTGGAGTCCTACCATGTCGGCTACGATAGCAAGGTGAATGAGGCGGATAACCTGATGGAGGTAGGGAAAGGGCCGGAGTGCACGGCGGTCGGAGATCCAAGAATCTCTATCTGCCCGCTGGCTCTAAAGGGACTGCCTTCTTTTGTCTACGATACGAAATGGGATTTGATTATGGTGGATGCGCCTACAGGGTACTACGATGAAGCCCCGGGGCGGATGACGGCCATATACACGGCGGGAATGATGGCTAGAAACAAAGATAGCGGTGAGACACATGTTTTTGTGCATGATGTTAATAGGAATGTGGAAGACAAATTCTCCAAAGCGTTTCTTTGTGAAAAATATATGAAGCAACAAGAAGGGAGGCTTAGACACTTCCAAATTCCTAGTTACAGGGATGATTTTGGGAGGCCATTTTGCCCTTAG